One Actinoplanes missouriensis 431 DNA segment encodes these proteins:
- a CDS encoding MFS transporter has product MGILLEKDRDAVAIRCRAMPLLFAAVALTNTAMVASTTVATLIVADHAGSGVSGFANAAAVLGSAAGAFGLGALTVRHGGRRALLTVYLLGFLGCLVALLGGAGGLLPALLAGMVAIGIGNGGAQVCRYLATELYPEDRKAFGLSVIVWAGTVGALAGPTLIAPAGRLAVGLGLPELSGALLLAAAMTAASVLITLALPAATGAAAHTGRPPLTWRALGAALGRPAVRLPLTAMLGAHLSMVTIMTMTPLQLHEHHQGLGTVGWVLSAHMVGMFALAPLSGRIADRFGGRVAIGGGTAMLVAAALLVVTAPTAYSLALPAALFLLGYGWNLVFVGSSGLLSSGLETAERVEVQGGVDAIVFVAAIAVSLVASATFAGGGFAVVAVVGGVIALAPVPLLVRGVRWSLPRD; this is encoded by the coding sequence ATGGGAATTCTTCTGGAAAAGGACCGGGACGCGGTCGCGATCCGGTGCCGCGCCATGCCGCTGCTCTTCGCCGCCGTGGCGCTGACGAACACCGCCATGGTCGCCTCCACCACCGTCGCCACGCTGATCGTGGCCGATCACGCCGGCTCCGGGGTCAGCGGGTTCGCGAACGCCGCGGCGGTCCTCGGCTCGGCGGCGGGCGCCTTCGGCCTCGGCGCCCTGACCGTCCGGCACGGCGGCCGCCGTGCGCTGCTGACGGTCTACCTGCTGGGTTTCCTCGGATGCCTGGTGGCCCTTCTCGGCGGCGCCGGCGGGCTGCTGCCGGCCCTGCTGGCCGGCATGGTCGCCATCGGTATCGGCAACGGCGGCGCCCAGGTCTGCCGTTACCTGGCGACCGAGCTCTACCCGGAGGACCGTAAGGCGTTCGGCCTGTCGGTCATCGTCTGGGCCGGCACCGTCGGCGCGCTGGCCGGGCCCACCCTGATCGCCCCGGCCGGACGGCTGGCCGTCGGCCTCGGCCTTCCGGAGCTCTCCGGCGCCCTGCTGCTGGCGGCCGCCATGACGGCCGCGTCGGTGCTCATCACCCTCGCGCTCCCGGCCGCGACCGGCGCTGCCGCGCACACCGGACGGCCACCGCTGACCTGGCGGGCGCTGGGCGCCGCGCTGGGCCGCCCCGCGGTCCGCCTGCCGTTGACCGCCATGCTCGGTGCGCATCTCTCGATGGTCACGATCATGACGATGACCCCTCTGCAACTGCACGAGCACCACCAGGGGCTGGGTACCGTCGGCTGGGTGCTCAGCGCGCACATGGTCGGCATGTTCGCCCTCGCGCCGCTGTCCGGCCGGATCGCCGACCGCTTCGGCGGCCGGGTCGCCATCGGCGGCGGGACCGCCATGCTGGTGGCGGCGGCGCTTCTCGTCGTCACCGCGCCCACCGCCTACTCGCTCGCCCTGCCCGCCGCGCTGTTCCTGCTCGGGTACGGCTGGAACCTGGTCTTCGTCGGCAGCAGCGGCCTGCTCAGCAGCGGTCTGGAGACGGCCGAGCGGGTCGAGGTGCAGGGCGGTGTCGACGCGATCGTCTTCGTGGCCGCCATCGCGGTGAGCCTGGTCGCCAGCGCCACGTTCGCCGGAGGCGGGTTCGCGGTCGTCGCCGTGGTCGGCGGCGTGATCGCCCTGGCCCCGGTGCCGCTGCTCGTCCGTGGCGTGCGCTGGTCGCTGCCGCGGGACTGA
- the mca gene encoding mycothiol conjugate amidase Mca encodes MTAVTGTSPLRLLAVHAHPDDESSKGAATLARYAAAGHSVLVATCTGGEAGDILNPAMDREEIRGRLPEVRRAELAAAVGVLGVRQRSLGFVDSGWPEGDPPPVAAHTFAGLPLAETTAALVRLIREFRPHVLVTYDEIGGYPHPDHVRSHEVAVAAFDEAADDAAHPGAGPAWQTLKLYYVHEWCGAKMRAFHDALLASGRPSPYHEWLAEWTPQRDVTGRITTRVPCGDYFTHRDDALRAHATQIDPGSHWFAVPLALQRELWPTEDFELVRSLVPVRLPEDDLFAGIGAGVR; translated from the coding sequence GTGACCGCCGTGACCGGCACGTCTCCGCTGCGGCTGCTGGCCGTTCACGCCCACCCCGACGACGAGTCCAGCAAGGGTGCCGCCACGCTGGCCCGGTACGCCGCGGCCGGTCACAGCGTCCTGGTCGCGACGTGCACCGGTGGCGAGGCCGGCGACATCCTCAACCCGGCGATGGACCGCGAGGAGATCCGCGGGCGGCTGCCCGAGGTGCGCCGGGCCGAACTCGCCGCTGCCGTGGGCGTCCTCGGCGTCCGGCAGCGCTCGCTCGGTTTCGTCGACTCCGGCTGGCCCGAGGGCGACCCGCCGCCGGTGGCCGCGCACACCTTCGCCGGCCTGCCGCTGGCCGAGACGACAGCCGCCCTGGTACGCCTGATCCGCGAGTTCCGCCCGCACGTGCTCGTCACCTACGACGAGATCGGCGGGTACCCGCACCCCGACCACGTCCGCAGCCACGAGGTGGCGGTGGCCGCGTTCGACGAGGCCGCCGACGACGCGGCGCATCCCGGCGCCGGCCCGGCCTGGCAGACGCTCAAGCTCTACTACGTGCACGAGTGGTGCGGCGCCAAGATGCGCGCCTTCCACGACGCGCTGCTGGCCTCCGGCCGGCCGTCGCCGTACCACGAGTGGCTCGCCGAGTGGACGCCGCAGCGGGACGTCACCGGCCGGATCACCACGCGGGTGCCGTGCGGCGACTACTTCACCCACCGCGACGACGCGCTGCGCGCGCACGCCACCCAGATCGATCCGGGCAGCCACTGGTTCGCGGTGCCGCTGGCGCTGCAGCGCGAGCTGTGGCCGACCGAGGACTTCGAGCTCGTACGGTCGCTGGTGCCGGTGCGCCTGCCGGAGGACGACCTGTTCGCGGGGATAGGGGCGGGGGTGCGGTAG
- a CDS encoding HAD-IA family hydrolase encodes MTVNGTILHAAAVLFDLDGVLVDSGATVERSWRRWAVRQGLDPAAVLAVCHGRTTAATIAVVAGHLDAAAEARRIESEQAADSAEVRACPGAADLIAEMPAGRWAVVTSGSRALASSRLRQASIPVPDVLITSDDVRRGKPDAEGYRAAAGLLGVEPSDCVVIEDAHPGVTAALAAGCRVIGIAGPALGPTEDVDVLVGDLAAVTATATAAGAGVDLRPRAGARW; translated from the coding sequence ATGACGGTGAACGGCACGATCCTGCATGCCGCCGCGGTGCTGTTCGATCTCGACGGCGTGCTGGTGGACTCCGGCGCGACGGTGGAGCGGTCGTGGCGGCGCTGGGCCGTACGCCAGGGGCTGGATCCCGCGGCGGTGCTGGCGGTGTGCCACGGCCGGACGACCGCCGCGACCATCGCGGTGGTCGCCGGTCACCTCGACGCGGCTGCCGAGGCGCGCCGCATCGAGAGCGAGCAGGCCGCCGACAGCGCCGAGGTGCGAGCCTGTCCCGGCGCCGCCGACCTGATCGCCGAGATGCCGGCCGGCCGCTGGGCGGTGGTCACCTCGGGCAGCCGGGCGCTGGCGTCCTCGCGGCTGCGGCAGGCGTCGATCCCGGTGCCGGACGTGCTGATCACCTCGGACGACGTACGCCGCGGCAAGCCCGACGCGGAGGGCTACCGTGCCGCCGCCGGCCTGCTCGGCGTCGAGCCGTCCGACTGCGTGGTCATCGAGGACGCGCATCCGGGTGTGACGGCCGCCCTGGCCGCCGGCTGCCGGGTGATCGGCATCGCCGGCCCGGCGCTGGGCCCGACGGAGGACGTCGACGTCCTGGTCGGCGACCTCGCCGCGGTCACCGCCACCGCCACTGCCGCCGGCGCCGGCGTCGACCTGCGGCCCCGGGCGGGTGCGCGATGGTGA
- a CDS encoding BadF/BadG/BcrA/BcrD ATPase family protein gives MSARPALLAVDAGGTHTRAVVCHDGRSRSWELATMNRHAVGATADDVLLRLLSAVRHEIGDRPCVGWLASASVDPDEPAAELRRITAGAVRAGLDARLVVSNDVVPLLWGLPGVAGEGIAVICGTGSGFLGVDRTGAAARAGGCEYLGSDEGAAVDIGRRGLRAAVRAGDGRGPATVLTGLLADATGTRAPQLARAIAAQPYPKQRLADLAPMVCAGWLSGDQVCGGIVSDAVTDLVAGVRAVRDRLRLTGGYAVVTVGGVFAGCPPFHDLIESRLLDFEGAGQVTFTNTSARVVMAALEHLLDDRDEVALPAAISDRHAWIVSSAPAVVTRAEEEMCA, from the coding sequence GTGAGCGCCCGGCCCGCGCTGCTCGCCGTTGACGCGGGCGGCACCCACACCAGGGCGGTGGTGTGCCACGACGGACGGTCCCGCAGCTGGGAGCTGGCCACCATGAACCGGCACGCCGTCGGGGCGACCGCCGACGACGTCCTGCTCAGGCTCTTGTCCGCGGTGCGGCACGAGATCGGCGACCGGCCCTGCGTGGGCTGGCTGGCCAGCGCTTCGGTGGACCCCGACGAGCCCGCCGCCGAGCTGCGGCGGATCACCGCGGGCGCGGTGCGGGCCGGGCTCGACGCGCGCCTGGTCGTCTCCAACGACGTGGTGCCGCTGCTCTGGGGGCTGCCCGGAGTGGCCGGGGAGGGCATCGCGGTGATCTGCGGAACCGGCTCCGGTTTCCTCGGCGTCGACCGGACCGGCGCGGCCGCACGGGCCGGCGGCTGCGAATACCTCGGCAGTGACGAGGGTGCCGCCGTCGACATCGGCCGGCGCGGCCTACGTGCCGCGGTCCGCGCCGGTGACGGCCGGGGACCGGCGACCGTGCTGACCGGGCTGCTCGCGGACGCGACGGGGACCCGGGCGCCGCAACTGGCCCGGGCGATCGCGGCCCAGCCGTACCCGAAACAAAGGCTCGCCGACCTCGCCCCGATGGTCTGCGCCGGCTGGCTCAGCGGTGACCAGGTCTGCGGCGGCATCGTCTCCGACGCCGTCACCGATCTGGTCGCGGGCGTACGCGCGGTCCGTGACCGGCTGCGCCTGACCGGTGGATACGCCGTCGTGACCGTCGGCGGGGTGTTCGCCGGATGCCCGCCGTTCCACGACCTCATCGAGAGCCGGCTGCTGGACTTCGAGGGCGCCGGGCAGGTCACGTTCACCAACACCAGCGCCCGGGTGGTGATGGCCGCCCTGGAGCACCTGCTGGACGACCGGGACGAGGTCGCGCTGCCGGCCGCGATCAGCGACCGCCACGCCTGGATCGTCAGCTCGGCGCCCGCCGTGGTGACCCGTGCGGAGGAGGAGATGTGCGCCTAG
- a CDS encoding SDR family oxidoreductase, producing MVSAPVVIVGNGLIGAACAATLRGSGHPVITVARRGESGPGHLSCDLTDAAGRAGLARLLRDRRPARVVLTHGPSDVTWINAHEREAAATHTGVAALVAESGVPAVLVSTDNVFAGDRGHHRPHDPIAPANAYGRIKAQAEQAVVEAGGTALRVSLVYGWAGPAYRETYGGRCLLAAAAGQPMDAPVDQEFTPVHIDDVRRVVAALCAAGTLPGGVAHLAGPAQLSRFAFARLAYRLAGADENLVRQCSRAGTEWATRPRYSSLSCDGFDHLPGLDGWSPMSAARGLALMVAEMPATVGAAVGHAAGLAAGGGPR from the coding sequence ATGGTGAGCGCACCGGTGGTGATCGTCGGGAACGGGCTGATCGGCGCGGCGTGCGCGGCCACCCTGCGCGGATCAGGCCACCCGGTGATCACCGTGGCCCGCCGGGGTGAGTCCGGGCCCGGCCACCTCTCCTGCGACCTGACCGACGCCGCGGGCCGGGCCGGCCTGGCCCGGCTGCTGCGGGATCGGCGGCCCGCCCGGGTGGTGCTGACACACGGGCCCAGCGACGTCACCTGGATCAACGCCCACGAGCGGGAGGCCGCCGCCACGCACACCGGTGTGGCGGCGCTGGTGGCCGAGTCCGGCGTTCCCGCCGTGCTCGTCTCCACCGACAACGTCTTCGCCGGGGACCGAGGGCACCACCGCCCGCACGACCCGATCGCCCCGGCCAACGCCTACGGGCGGATCAAGGCGCAGGCCGAGCAGGCCGTCGTCGAGGCGGGCGGGACGGCCCTGCGGGTCAGCCTGGTCTACGGATGGGCGGGTCCGGCGTACCGGGAGACCTACGGCGGGCGGTGCCTGCTCGCCGCGGCGGCCGGGCAGCCGATGGACGCGCCGGTCGATCAGGAGTTCACCCCGGTGCACATCGACGACGTACGGCGGGTGGTGGCCGCCCTGTGCGCGGCCGGCACCCTGCCCGGCGGGGTGGCGCACCTGGCCGGTCCGGCCCAGCTGAGCCGCTTCGCCTTCGCCCGGCTCGCCTATCGCCTCGCGGGCGCCGACGAGAACCTGGTGCGGCAGTGCTCGCGCGCGGGCACCGAGTGGGCGACGCGGCCGAGGTACTCCTCGCTCTCCTGTGACGGGTTCGACCACCTGCCGGGACTGGACGGCTGGTCGCCGATGTCCGCCGCGCGGGGCCTGGCCCTCATGGTCGCCGAGATGCCCGCCACGGTGGGGGCCGCGGTGGGTCACGCGGCCGGTCTCGCGGCGGGCGGGGGACCGCGGTGA
- a CDS encoding glucose 1-dehydrogenase: MRALTVDAGVPGSLSLRELPDPDPREGPVLVRTLSVGLCGTDEDIVRAAMGAAPPGSAHLVIGHENLGRVLSSADDALRQGDLVVGFVRRPDPLPCSACAAGEWDMCRNGRYTSRGITRLHGFARDRWRCSAGGLLRLDGRLARSGVLVEPASVVAKAWEQIERISSRAHCDHGRVLITGAGPVGLFAALMATQRGFETHVYDVVPAGTKPELVEALGATYHRTPVADSRLAADILVECTGSPPVIAALLGLGGPATITCLLGMSPGEAVMPVDVAALNHRLVRLNGVVFGTVNANRRHYESAADALLAADPAWLDRLVTRRVPIEEYARAFHREAGDVKVVLEVDEQACQLLS, encoded by the coding sequence GTGCGGGCCCTGACCGTGGACGCCGGTGTGCCGGGCTCCCTGTCGTTGCGGGAGCTGCCGGATCCGGACCCGCGGGAGGGGCCGGTGCTGGTGCGGACGCTGTCGGTCGGGCTGTGCGGCACCGACGAGGACATCGTCCGTGCCGCGATGGGCGCCGCCCCGCCCGGCTCCGCGCACCTGGTGATCGGCCACGAGAACCTCGGGCGGGTGCTGTCGTCCGCCGACGACGCGCTGCGGCAGGGTGACCTCGTCGTGGGGTTCGTCCGCAGGCCCGACCCGCTGCCGTGCTCGGCCTGCGCCGCGGGGGAGTGGGACATGTGCCGCAACGGGCGGTACACCTCGCGGGGCATCACCCGGCTGCACGGGTTCGCCCGGGACCGATGGCGATGCTCGGCGGGCGGGCTGCTCCGGCTGGACGGGCGCCTGGCGCGCAGCGGTGTGCTGGTGGAGCCGGCGTCGGTGGTCGCGAAGGCGTGGGAGCAGATCGAGCGGATCAGCAGCCGCGCGCACTGCGACCACGGCCGGGTCCTGATCACCGGGGCGGGGCCGGTCGGGTTGTTCGCGGCGCTGATGGCGACCCAGCGTGGGTTCGAGACCCACGTCTACGACGTGGTGCCGGCCGGGACCAAACCGGAGCTGGTCGAGGCGCTCGGGGCGACGTATCACCGGACACCGGTGGCGGACAGCCGGCTGGCCGCCGACATCCTCGTCGAGTGCACCGGATCCCCGCCGGTCATCGCCGCCCTGCTCGGGCTGGGCGGCCCGGCGACCATCACCTGCCTGCTGGGGATGTCGCCGGGGGAGGCGGTCATGCCCGTCGACGTGGCCGCCCTCAACCATCGCCTGGTCCGTCTCAACGGGGTGGTCTTCGGGACCGTCAACGCCAACCGCCGCCACTACGAGTCAGCGGCGGACGCGCTGCTCGCCGCCGACCCGGCGTGGCTGGACCGGCTGGTGACCCGCCGGGTGCCGATCGAGGAGTACGCCCGCGCGTTCCACCGCGAGGCCGGCGACGTGAAGGTCGTCCTCGAGGTCGACGAACAAGCTTGTCAACTCCTGTCATGA
- a CDS encoding SDR family NAD(P)-dependent oxidoreductase — MADEVTAVVTAACGTIGSAVMRQLLVHGVADRVIGVDVRDPDCELPPGAEIWKHDLRDPGDLARLAGRLPSTVDILVNVLGGERHPALRLVEDVAWPPPEVWDDIVDLNLSVAYRVTKALRGHLIAGGAVCNVSSIAAAMPWAVSPAYGAAKAALEHWSSSLAVLLAGDGVRVNMVRPGFVWSEQWRAVDRAEFDRVAQDRVPLRQPAAGREQTACDVADAVAFLCSPAAAHVTGQAINVDGGAALVRAAR; from the coding sequence GTGGCCGACGAGGTGACAGCCGTGGTGACCGCGGCCTGCGGCACGATCGGCAGCGCGGTGATGAGACAACTGCTCGTGCACGGCGTCGCCGACCGGGTGATCGGCGTCGACGTGCGCGACCCGGACTGCGAGTTGCCGCCGGGGGCGGAGATCTGGAAGCACGACCTGCGCGACCCCGGCGACCTGGCGCGCCTCGCCGGCCGGCTGCCGTCCACCGTGGACATCCTGGTCAACGTCCTCGGCGGGGAACGCCATCCGGCCCTGCGTCTGGTCGAGGACGTCGCGTGGCCGCCGCCGGAGGTCTGGGACGACATCGTCGATCTCAACCTGTCGGTCGCCTACCGGGTCACCAAGGCGCTGCGGGGCCACCTGATCGCCGGTGGCGCCGTCTGCAACGTCAGCTCGATCGCCGCCGCGATGCCGTGGGCGGTGTCGCCCGCGTACGGCGCGGCCAAGGCGGCGCTCGAACACTGGAGCAGCTCCCTGGCGGTGCTGCTGGCCGGCGACGGCGTACGCGTCAACATGGTCCGCCCCGGTTTCGTGTGGAGCGAGCAGTGGCGGGCCGTGGATCGCGCCGAGTTCGACAGGGTCGCGCAGGACCGGGTGCCGCTGCGGCAACCTGCGGCCGGCCGCGAGCAGACCGCGTGCGACGTCGCCGACGCGGTGGCGTTCCTGTGCTCGCCGGCCGCGGCACACGTGACCGGGCAGGCGATAAACGTCGACGGCGGCGCCGCCCTGGTGCGGGCCGCCCGGTGA
- a CDS encoding glycosyltransferase, whose translation MVSPDMVSPAWVVTPSGRSRAIHVNATATGGGVAELLHRMVPAQAAAGFGAGWLVIGGDAEFFDTTKRMHHLLHGRTDPSALDAATMIRYRAVLAPQAAWLAERVTPRDVVCLHDPQTLGLAPVLKRAGVPVVWHCHIGTSRHADPGPAAMWRAFAPELSVLDAVVTTLPEYAPPIPLARRHVITPAVDLSAAKNRPLTGEAVAARLAAIGLTAEYPERAERAERAERAERAERAERAERAGRAEPAEPAQLAELAQPAEAGEPAGAAGAAARGAAAGAVVEHLAPLPPGARVVAQVSRWDPLKDMPGVLGLIPLLPSDVHVVLVGADPADIPDDPEGAEVLRQVRAARDRLPVADRARVHLVLTSLRQDEEAALVVNAVQRRADVVLQKSLEEGFGLAATEAMAKGRPVVAGAVGGLRHQIVDGHSGVLVDPHDPAAVASAVRRLLDDPALRDRLGAGAQARVSAAYLLPRLLSDYERLLRSLAGRPAGDDVVKEEPWPTR comes from the coding sequence ATGGTGAGCCCGGACATGGTGAGCCCGGCCTGGGTCGTGACGCCCTCCGGCAGGTCGCGGGCCATCCACGTCAACGCCACAGCGACCGGCGGCGGTGTCGCCGAGCTGCTGCACCGCATGGTCCCGGCGCAGGCCGCCGCCGGATTCGGCGCCGGCTGGCTCGTCATCGGCGGCGACGCCGAGTTCTTCGACACCACCAAGCGCATGCATCACCTGCTGCACGGCCGGACTGACCCGTCCGCCCTGGACGCCGCGACGATGATCCGTTACCGGGCGGTGCTGGCGCCGCAGGCCGCGTGGCTGGCTGAGCGGGTCACCCCCCGCGACGTGGTCTGCCTGCACGACCCGCAGACCCTCGGGCTGGCCCCGGTGCTCAAGCGGGCCGGGGTGCCGGTGGTCTGGCACTGCCACATCGGAACCTCCCGGCACGCCGATCCCGGCCCGGCCGCGATGTGGCGGGCCTTCGCGCCGGAGCTGTCCGTCCTCGACGCGGTGGTGACCACCCTCCCGGAGTACGCCCCGCCGATTCCGCTCGCCCGCCGGCACGTGATCACCCCGGCCGTCGATCTGTCGGCGGCGAAGAACCGGCCACTCACCGGTGAAGCGGTGGCCGCCCGCCTGGCCGCGATCGGCCTCACCGCCGAGTACCCCGAACGCGCCGAACGCGCCGAACGCGCCGAACGCGCCGAACGCGCCGAACGCGCCGAACGCGCCGAACGCGCTGGACGCGCTGAACCCGCCGAGCCCGCCCAACTGGCCGAACTCGCCCAGCCCGCCGAAGCCGGCGAGCCCGCTGGAGCGGCCGGAGCCGCCGCACGCGGCGCTGCGGCCGGTGCGGTGGTGGAGCACCTGGCTCCGCTGCCGCCCGGCGCCCGGGTCGTCGCGCAGGTGTCCCGCTGGGACCCGCTCAAGGACATGCCCGGCGTGCTCGGCCTGATTCCGCTGCTGCCCTCCGACGTGCACGTCGTGCTGGTCGGCGCCGACCCCGCCGACATCCCCGACGACCCCGAGGGCGCCGAGGTGCTGCGGCAGGTGCGAGCCGCCCGTGACCGGCTGCCGGTGGCCGACCGCGCCCGCGTACACCTGGTGCTGACCTCCCTGCGGCAGGACGAGGAGGCCGCGCTGGTCGTCAACGCCGTGCAGCGGCGGGCCGACGTGGTGCTGCAGAAGAGCCTCGAGGAGGGCTTCGGGCTGGCGGCCACCGAGGCGATGGCGAAGGGCCGGCCGGTCGTGGCCGGGGCGGTCGGCGGCCTGCGCCACCAGATCGTGGACGGCCACAGCGGCGTCCTGGTCGATCCGCACGACCCCGCGGCGGTGGCGTCCGCCGTCCGCCGCCTGCTCGACGACCCCGCGCTGCGCGACAGACTCGGCGCCGGGGCGCAGGCCCGGGTCTCCGCCGCCTATCTGCTGCCGCGTCTGCTCAGCGATTACGAACGACTGCTGCGATCGCTCGCCGGCCGTCCCGCCGGCGACGACGTCGTGAAGGAGGAACCGTGGCCGACGAGGTGA
- a CDS encoding sugar phosphate isomerase/epimerase family protein, protein MRLGLCLAAFGGEGLGSALKQLPDDTLALDVPTDTTLGLIDVRRCADDRAYLDEIAAALSGHTVGVVSNSRDAQLLLGPHGPHTAAVCPGDPGTRMAHALRCGLGTIRLAERLGAPAVRLLPGCPDFGRWLSWWGSDAGWADNIAVFRDRAAPLITAAREAGVLMMLEPHPKQIVYDRASAELLFAMCGDWDDVLRLCVDPANLAAIGHDAIGAVRGWNGRMAAVHAKDLQRHSAPAPPAGAGWSRYGPQPPIRFRALGLGELDWPAIVAALQDECFEGVLYLEHEDTLLPREQSIRRSLDLLRAIVPQHAAQGRTW, encoded by the coding sequence GTGCGCCTAGGACTCTGTCTGGCCGCGTTCGGCGGCGAAGGCCTCGGCAGCGCCCTGAAACAGCTGCCGGACGACACGCTGGCCCTCGACGTGCCCACCGACACCACGCTCGGCCTGATCGACGTCCGCCGGTGCGCCGACGACCGGGCGTACCTCGACGAGATCGCCGCGGCCCTGAGCGGGCACACCGTCGGCGTCGTCAGCAACAGCCGGGACGCGCAGCTGCTGCTCGGGCCGCACGGACCGCACACCGCGGCGGTCTGCCCGGGCGACCCCGGCACCCGGATGGCCCATGCGCTGCGGTGCGGCCTCGGCACCATCCGCCTCGCCGAGCGGCTGGGCGCGCCGGCGGTGCGGCTGCTACCCGGCTGCCCGGACTTCGGCCGCTGGCTGTCCTGGTGGGGCAGCGACGCCGGATGGGCCGACAACATCGCCGTCTTCCGCGACCGCGCGGCTCCGCTGATCACCGCCGCCCGTGAGGCCGGCGTCCTGATGATGCTGGAACCGCACCCGAAACAGATCGTCTACGACCGGGCCAGCGCCGAGCTGCTGTTCGCCATGTGCGGCGACTGGGACGACGTGCTGCGGCTCTGCGTCGACCCGGCCAACCTCGCCGCCATCGGGCACGACGCGATCGGCGCGGTGCGCGGATGGAACGGGCGGATGGCCGCCGTGCACGCCAAGGACCTGCAGCGTCACTCCGCGCCGGCGCCGCCCGCGGGGGCCGGCTGGTCCCGGTACGGTCCGCAGCCGCCGATCCGGTTCCGGGCGCTCGGCCTCGGCGAGCTCGACTGGCCGGCCATCGTCGCGGCGCTTCAGGACGAGTGTTTCGAGGGCGTGCTCTACCTCGAGCACGAGGACACCCTGCTGCCGCGGGAGCAGAGCATCCGGCGGAGCCTGGACCTGCTGCGCGCGATCGTCCCGCAGCACGCGGCGCAGGGCCGGACATGGTGA
- the aroB gene encoding 3-dehydroquinate synthase yields MALSSALPEAPCSFTASRTDSYPVHVCRDESAALGHLLTEIGDRRVALISDDLVAGLHARGLAARLRAAGVDVTMTTFPAGEASKSLMTACDVLDWLAGTALARRDIVVAVGGGVVIDTVGWVASAYMRGVPYVNVPTTLLAHVDAALGGKVAVDHASAKNLIGAFYQPKAVISNVGYLSTLNRRQLASGLAEVVKKAVIGSPELLALVEHEAERVLARDLDVLERLVRAASRVKCALLAQDPYEEDLRRPLNFGHTVGHAVETVTGYGPVLHGEAVAFGMAVAVEIAVERGLAEYVLRDRLVQLLSRIGLPVSLTGFTVPVDPGEVVTALGQIRKIRDGQIRYVLPLSVGETAIVNDVTDAEVHAAMLRITAARQPGRQAEPVR; encoded by the coding sequence GTGGCGCTCTCGTCAGCTCTTCCCGAGGCCCCATGCAGCTTCACCGCCAGCCGGACCGACAGCTATCCGGTCCACGTCTGCCGCGACGAGTCCGCGGCTCTCGGCCACCTGCTGACCGAGATCGGTGACCGGCGAGTGGCCCTGATCAGCGACGACCTCGTCGCCGGCCTGCACGCTCGCGGCCTCGCCGCCCGGCTGCGCGCCGCCGGGGTCGACGTCACGATGACCACGTTCCCGGCCGGCGAGGCGAGCAAGTCGCTGATGACCGCCTGCGACGTGCTCGACTGGCTGGCCGGCACGGCTCTGGCTCGCCGGGACATCGTGGTCGCCGTCGGCGGCGGAGTCGTCATCGACACCGTCGGATGGGTCGCGAGCGCCTACATGCGCGGCGTGCCGTACGTGAACGTGCCGACCACGCTGCTCGCGCACGTCGATGCCGCCCTGGGCGGCAAGGTCGCCGTCGACCACGCCTCCGCCAAGAACCTGATCGGCGCCTTCTACCAGCCCAAGGCCGTCATCTCCAACGTCGGCTACCTGTCCACGCTCAACCGCCGGCAGCTGGCCTCGGGCCTGGCCGAGGTGGTCAAGAAGGCCGTGATCGGCTCGCCCGAGCTGCTCGCCCTCGTCGAGCACGAGGCCGAGCGGGTGCTGGCCCGCGACCTCGATGTCCTGGAGCGCCTGGTCCGCGCCGCCAGCCGGGTCAAGTGCGCGCTGCTGGCGCAGGATCCGTACGAGGAGGACCTGCGCCGCCCGCTGAACTTCGGGCACACCGTCGGGCACGCCGTGGAAACCGTCACCGGGTACGGGCCGGTCCTGCACGGTGAGGCCGTGGCGTTCGGCATGGCGGTCGCCGTCGAGATCGCCGTCGAGCGCGGGCTCGCCGAGTACGTCCTGCGCGACCGGCTCGTCCAGCTGCTGAGCCGCATCGGCCTGCCGGTGAGCCTCACCGGGTTCACCGTCCCGGTCGACCCCGGCGAGGTCGTGACGGCGCTGGGGCAGATCCGCAAGATCCGGGACGGTCAGATCCGGTACGTCCTGCCGCTGTCGGTGGGGGAGACGGCGATCGTCAACGACGTGACCGACGCCGAGGTCCACGCGGCGATGCTGCGGATCACCGCGGCCCGGCAGCCGGGCCGTCAGGCGGAGCCGGTCCGATGA
- a CDS encoding Lrp/AsnC family transcriptional regulator — protein sequence MALRSERSLDPLDWQLIKELQADARLSFKELGRRVSLSPPAVAERVRRLEEAGVIVGYAARVDPRSTGYPFLAFVQLRCASGRCLLQNASAAQYPEVSEIHKLSGTHCSLLKVRATSLEHLEVLLERLGRHGELTSSLVLSTQYDDQRVTPPPAEHPAATRHEGWR from the coding sequence ATGGCTTTACGTTCGGAAAGATCGCTGGATCCGCTCGACTGGCAGTTGATCAAAGAGTTGCAGGCCGATGCCCGGCTGTCCTTCAAGGAGCTGGGCCGGCGGGTCAGCCTGTCGCCGCCGGCGGTGGCCGAGCGGGTGCGGCGGCTCGAGGAGGCCGGCGTGATCGTGGGGTACGCGGCACGGGTCGACCCGCGGAGCACCGGTTACCCGTTCCTCGCCTTCGTGCAGTTGCGCTGCGCGTCCGGGCGCTGTCTTCTCCAGAACGCCTCGGCCGCGCAGTACCCCGAGGTGAGCGAGATCCACAAGCTCAGCGGGACGCACTGCTCCCTGCTGAAGGTGCGCGCCACCTCGCTGGAGCACCTCGAGGTCCTGCTGGAGCGGCTCGGCCGGCACGGCGAGCTCACCTCGTCGCTGGTGCTGTCCACACAGTACGACGACCAGCGGGTCACGCCGCCGCCCGCGGAGCATCCGGCCGCCACCCGCCACGAGGGCTGGCGGTAG